ctcaaaaagtgaaataggtctcgttctcagaacttattcaaccgaagaatctgaaatcACAGCaatgcatctctacaaaatctaggcggcaaaatacattccattacgatatctgcacaaacaaagttaataatagcatatagcTATATTTTAGATGTTTACTCAAaaatcccctttaagtttatgctagaagTTCGCGATAATGAaagacacaattctggaaagattgaaggaaattcaagtattactaacaaagttataaaaggtaaaagttttgtatttcacgtgaatttattgtattCCAATGGTTATGAGCCCGCCATCTACTAATGGCTGTGCGCACTCATTTTGGAAGTAACCCGCTCGATATTAGTAGATGGCCCACCTGAATTGCAATACAAATAGTTGTCGATAGATGTCGCAACAATTCGGTTAgttcaaaataatatttgcgAATTATCTTCAAGAAAACATAAAAAGAGTCGGTAACTGTGAAAACCTTAATATTTGCATTATGAGTAGGTTCAAATACGTCAAAAGGCGCGTGGTATTAATTTCAAGAAATGAGAAGCAAACGTCTGGTTTCGAACGAAGAGACTTCTTTAGTAGCAAACGGTTTTTCGATTTCTGAAAAGCTAACTTCTTTGAGGTACGCCTCTTTTCACACAAGGATGCGATATGTACATATCGGTATGCGGTAGCAGcgaatgtttgtttaggatgagcgtaATATTAGTCTAAATctaaaagtaatgtcgtattttgtcaatagatggcgacacttaaacatatcttgtgttgtagttatcgcatcgggtcatactatacggcgatttgaagacgacagtctgggctacaggtgtctctttgacagttttatgatcgtacgtttcagtctcaagttatagcgcgtcaaagatggagtccaccaaggaagaaattcgtcatattttacatttttactacctgagaggtaaaaatgcaatgaaaatttgtgaagtttataggtccgatactgtaacgattcgcacagcacagcgttggttcgattgatttcgttctggtgtagtggatgttgaagatacaccccgtactagtaggccaatcgtcgtagaaaccgataaaatcatcgaaatcatccaagtagaccggcatatgagcattcgctcgattggccaggaactgggtaaggaccataaaaccgtttggaaccatttgcagaagattggattccaaaaaaagctggatgtttgggtgccacacgagttgacgcaaaaaaatctcttggaccgaatcaacgcttgcgatgcactgctgaaacggaacgaattcgacccatttttgaagcggatggagactggtgatgaaaagtggatcacgtacgaaaatctcaagcgaaaaagatcgcgGTCGAagtgcggcgagccggcccaaaccattgccaagccgggattgacggccaggaaggttttgctatgTGTTTGTTGGGATTGGAacggagtcatccactatgagctgctcaactatggccagaccctcaattcggtcctttactgtgagcaactcgaccgtttgaaccaggcgattgaccagaagcggccggGATTAGTCAAAAGGAATGGCGTTCTGTTCCACCAAgccaacgctcggcctcacacatctctGATGaaccgccagaagctacgggtgctcggatgggatgtcctatcgcacccaccgtatagtccggacctggcaccaagtgattaccatctcttccggtctatgcaaaacgctcttggtgctgctaagttcgcctcaaaagaggcttgcgaaaactggctgtctaagttttttgcaaataaggaagggggggggggggggggataatgccttctaaatagcaacaagtttgcgaacaaaacggcgcatatttgacttaaatcggataagtaagtatgttaaataaagcgttaaaattcgatctcAAATACGAGAttattttttccccaacctaatatttatgtcgttaatatgtacatatatctgaaaatttggaaatatataaaggaatattttgaatttatagctATCTGCGAAAAGAAAATCATCACAtacgatgaacataaaacctttatacctgaagcacccagcttccggtattgcgACCTGCGTTTTCTTTGTCCACTTAATACtacatttcataccccacatgactaccatatatccggtgaaaaaaaattgtacatcccctctttgcatgtgtTTCTCATACATGCTCTTccctttaaattccacgtaaatttatgtcacccaCTGTACgcatggaatttcatagttcccatatgtccaccaaatttcgttcaaatcggtttagctactttggagaaaagtgcgtatgacacacagacagtgaatcgattttaataaggttttgttttacacaaaactttaaaaaagcaaaataaaaagtCGACAGCCAAACTCACGACTAACATTAAAACCATTACCACTAACTTAGAATTACTCCGCAGAAGTACGACTCCAAACGAATCGCCCTCAATCTCAAATCTATTCAAATGACGTCTCCCAGTCGCACCTTtccaattgtgcattatatgcATTTCAGCGCTATCTCAGTCTATTTATATTACACGTTACGtctatgtcacacgcatttttctaagAAACAGTTATCCCTGTTAACATGACATGTTCTAAATTCCAAGCGTTCGAAAGattatttaaacctcaccaagaagagccccCGGATcacagtgggaatactcactggtcactgcaggctacattattacctggggaagctagggttaTCTGTGAACACTGTACAAAGTGGATTCAGCCACCTGGGAGAATATTCAatacacttggaagtagggaacataataaagtttcagTCGGTTATATGTTTAAACGgtatactatagtttataggtatactatacccagtaaaggggcacaatagtagTTTTTAGACGAAGTGCCACTTCCCTTTACAATATTATGATAAACCTAATTATATCTCCCTTTAATATTCTTCATGATACCGAAGCAACTCGACGAAACGTTAGAAGGATAAATGTTTTCCCTACACaaagaatttttcttttttctttcttggtCTAAGCTCGCGTCTGTGGAAGTTCCAAATTAGGACTTACCAACTTTCATCCAcaacattattttattttattcaaaatactgAGACTGAATTATCTATTCTGTAAGGATCGTGTAGTTTTTATATGAACCTATTGAAATTTCGCCTGATGTAGATCTGCAAACTTTAAGTTTTAATATTCCGTTGATGCCAATAGATGCAATGTAGGCATTTCTAATTTGACTATCATGCAGATCAGTAGGTGTAATACTCTTCCAATTATTTATAAAGTATTCCATTTTAATAGCAAATTATACATACCACAGTTTTAACCTCCTTGATGGCAAGATTGTAAATTATACTAGTGCCAATATCTTGTAAAGTTGGGCATGTTGCCAGTAAACAATGAACTGCAACTTTAGTTGTACCGCGGATATTGGAAATTTGCTGATTATTATATGACCATTCCGAAATGTACAATAACCATTCAGATGCACTCAAGTTCTCGAATAGATTGCAGATCTAtggagtgatgaaatcaaacatTATAGTTTCTATTGAATTGATCTCGCAAAATGAATGAGAAAAAGAAACACTTACGAATAATGCCCAAGCAGTCTGTTCTTCAATAGGAATCCTATCAATATCCTGCGAAAAGTTCATCAACATGTGATCTCTTCGATCTTGATGAAGAATCAAAATGACATCATCTTTTAAAGCTGCGGCAGCTAATACACGGATAAGATGTACACGGGCTTCAGAAGAGATTGAGGGCTCCCGCAAAACACGGCCTGAAACCGGAACCAGGTTACGAATGTACGAAACATTAGAAGGAAAAATATTAGCTAACACTTACCaacgaaaaccaaaaaattatCTCCTAGGGCCCAAGAGCCTTCACCTTGGACTAAATATTGATAAAGCTCTTCGATGTTAGTTTCTTCCTCCTTTGTCAATTTGCCATCAAGCAGCTTGACCATCCCATCTAGCTCAGTTTTTGCCTAAAATTAAATGTTATTACTTTTCATGTAAATACAATTAGATATTATTAAGCTTACATCAATGTCATGAAATACAACGGGTGGAATTCTGTTTTTTCTGCGTTCTTCCTCCTCAGCCCGTTCCTTAGCATCTTCTTCTAGTATTTTTTCAGAGGGTAACATTTCTGGTGGAATCGGCTCTGTGATTCCATTGGCGCCATTAATTTCCTCTGCTTCCGACATTCCGCAATTTGAATTAGATTCACTTGCTGACTCCGAAAGCTTTGTAGAGTTTCGGTgcttctttttctcttttttcttttcccGTTTCGCGATTTTTTCGCGAATAGTTTGACGACGTTCTTCAAGTACTTGTGATTGTTGACGGGCCTCTTCAATTTGACTATTTAGGTCGTCGAATTCTGGACTAGGCTCTCGTGCCGAAATTTGCGGTTCAAAAGCAAAATTATTCGAACCTCCACTGCCAGCACTAAGGCGCTCGATTAAGGGTGAGAGCGACTGACCGAGCGGCGTTGAAAGGATTTCTTGTGGAAGATCAAGAATATATTTCGGTATTCCTACTCCGCACAAGAATTGACAAAGATCATCCGCAAAGTTATTGCAATTATGCTTGATGAAATTATATTGCAAGCCCCTGTAATaaggaaaatttaaattgtttgctGCATATACATACGGACATGATCGATAAAATAATTTATGAAAGATTCAAATTCGCGGTTTGATATTCTGCCTGAAAAGTATTTATCGCCGACTTATTAAATTTCACTCTATTCATCTAAGATAGTTATGTGTTTCGAATTCTAGCATTTCATTGCATCTAAATAATCATTGGAAATATGCTCCTTCTATTTATTCGGCAGATATTTTCCTATTTTGGGCCACTGACCGACATCTGGCACTCATCCAAAAATAACAATACATATAGCGAGTGATATTATTTGAGATTTCATTTTTGATCTAGCGACAATTCGAATTATGGACAATGGTTGTATTTCTTCACCTCACTCTCTATGGTAGTCAGATTCATCTTTAATGCGTCGTACCGAAAATTAGTGTATCATGAACCAAAATAAGATTGATGCCGAATAAATGCATTTCTTAGAATTCTTATTTATAGAAATGGATGACATATTTAATGCGACTTGAATGGTTTGGAAAAGTCCGACATCAAAGCGATCGTAGAAAAACAAACGAACTCACCTGAATGTACTTTCCGAAAGTCCTCTAATATAgtctttgaaaatttgatacGGGATGAACGTTTCGCCGATTTTCTCGATTTTAGTTGGCTGCCCCAAGATAGTTGCACCCTGCAATAAGATTCAAATTTAACACTCCATTCCGCTAGTTCATTTCGCAAAACGATTCGTTAATCAGTTATTCACTTATTTGAATAGAATTCTTAATCAGAAATTACAAATAAACAATAATTAACACACAATTAGTCCGTAAAATTGGGAAATCCGTTCACGTCCAGTACAAAACTGAGAGGCAGGAGCATTTTGGGCATAGGCTAGACATGAAAAATGCTGGTGTGCCGGCGCGGCTTTATTTTTGGGACGTTCTCGAGAGAGGGAATTTTTCCGAATCCGATATTTTTAGAATTGATGTGGTGACTCAAGAAATAGATGCCACAAGAAATTCCACACCATACGGCTGCATGGATTAGAAACTGATGATTTAAAGTCGAATCacttgattattattatcacacctCTGTTTCTTGCCAGTATGTTTGTCTGCTAGTTCGATTTTTGTTTATCATTTTTTTCTGTTCATAATATCTTTTTTGGATATTTTGTAATGCATTTTCCATGAATACTGCAAACCCTGTGGATATGAGCAGTGCTCCCACATTTATTTTTACCAACAGGTTCACTGAAAAATAGTACATAGATTGAAAAAAAAGGATCATCTTTTTGGTTATACATTTctttatttgaagaaaaaatgtatttttgagTCAGTGTTTATGTCTTCattcactgaagaagggaacatttGATCCCCAAAATATATCATTAAGGACGGGATAGCTCTATTTTAGATATCCAAATCGTTCCTATTCAGCTACTCTATCTTTCAGTTGGAAAATATATCTTGGTCGATTTAATCCTAACATTGCTTCTATGATTTCCATGCTTGTCGATTATCTTGCGCTGCGTTTTGCTCTTTTGACAGTTCATAGGAGAGGTCGACCAGAAAAATGCACTAAATACTGATATGGCTAGTAGTCATATAAGGCGTAAATAAACTAGTCTTATCATTTAGAACCACATAAACCCGTGTCTACACACTTGACATTGGTACACAATAAAATGAGAGTTTTCCAGAAGAGACACAACTCAATAGTGGAGTGCTAAGAGTTGTGACATATAACGTGATCTCTGTAAAATGGCTGTAAATTTATCTActttgacatttaatgcactCAACATGGTATTGGCGATGCCACCTCTGAGAGTTTCCGCCGCGCCTTTATATCTTTAGGGGCAGAATTCTTAAGTAAAATTTCCTATAAGCTAACTTCGTAACGGCCGTTGGTAAAAATTCTGACCAccaaagtggattccactattTTAACCGCTATTTATGGTACGTGAAACTAGTGTTTGGATTAGCTGCAAGGCTTTTTAAGCTGGTGAAATCTTTTAAAACAGTTTCAAGCAATTAGTCCCCGCCTCTTTTCAGTCATCGACATTTCGACCCCTACCTTATAAAGAATTAAAAAAGTCCAGCGATTTGATGAACAGTTGACGGAAATTACCATTGCTTCTCTTAAATCCACTTGAATTGACACCAAAAAAGACGAATTGTGGCAACTGCTCGACAACAAACTATGTGATGTGTCCGCCAATATCGTCATTAGCGAATCAATGGTCATGTCGAGGAAAAGGCAGATAGCAACCAGTGTCATTGGGGAAAAGGCTTCGACATAGGCCATAAAGTAAATCCCCAAATGATAAGTGCCAGATTTTGAATCTAACCGTGATTATGAGTAATCAAAACGCAGCCGAGGtgcggattttggaggtctcATCAAATTCACGTCCCCGCACGGAGAAATCTATGGAAGGATTGCTTTTCActtcaatggaaagcttgcatgTAATACCTACGGCACAGTCAGAACGGAAAATACGCAACTCTCACTTTAGAGGAAAGTCGATAATATTACCTAAATCGACCCATAAGCGGAATAGGAAGGCTCAGCGAAGGAAACTGAAGCTACTAAGAAGGAGGAACTTTCGTAGTGGCTAAATACTACCTGTCAGAACCCTCTACTCCACCGTTACCAGAAGGAGCTTAAGAAAGAGAACTTTATGAAGGAGCTTAAGAAAGAGAACTTTAAGGCGCTGCGGAATAACTCCTTAAAAATGAGGACATAGACGTGGCTGCACCACCACTTGTGGTAATGTCCAGAAGAGAAGGCGGAATCTTCGGCTGAAGGTGAGGACAAACCGGTAACCCCTGTGAGAGCCACGTTCGACgcagcagatttttcggtcagtGGTATTGCGTGCAAGAGGCGTAAGACCAACATATCTATGAACGGGAACGCCTCGCTGTGCCCCGCACCAGAGCTTATTTCCATGCTTTCCGTTCGCGTGAGAGATCTTAATTacgctggtccctcccataagAATATTAACACGAGGGTAGAGAGAAGATGTCGTATCCGCAAGCTGCAGCTTCATTTCGTTGCTGTGGATGTTTCCTCCAAGGACGCAAAATGTCAGACGGTCAATCCCTCCGAGAATTCCTGTGGAAAAAACGAAacacctggaacgaagccaaggtTTAACAACAATCAATTTGTTtacgatgggcttctccatttggagtgtacTGATGAAGCTGCCTTAAAGTAGTTCAAGTAGGAAATTACAAATTTGAGTTTTGgcagtcggcccaagttcaccaATGTGAATATACCAAGCTGTGCAGGATGGAACATGTCTGATATTTGGCCCTCGAAGGAATCCAGGGGGCATAATTCGTATGCTAGGTGAATAAAACCCGGACATTGATTTCAGACACTGGAAGGTAAGGTTCATGAAAACTAGGAAAGACAAATTCACAAaggggagggtttcagctttGTTTTCGAACTGAACCAAATGAGTCTGAAGATGCTCAGGGACAGTCACCATATGATGACTGTGTGATATGTGATACGAaccctcaacatatttgttgaatgagtagcaaatgcaattctagaggagaaaagctatttgatcatcacttcaactggtctcataactgcaaacgtagggaGCGCCCCAACATTCATGGGATCCAGAAGCAGTGAAGTAattaacctaacaatctgcactacaAACTTGTTacagttgaaataataaaaacttgttttttcctaTTGGCTAGTGTTGTTTTATAGTCCGTgttagacttgttagcactgatgcaggtcccgaaatatcggtatttgcaaaatataaaacaaCACTAGTGAATAGGAAaatacaagtttttattatttcaaatatttaatcgctagaaataccacgAAATTACACTCAGATTTTTAGAGTTAATTAGATTTAATTTCCTACTCTTCCCGAATTTCTTAATGACATGGACACTGTATCCTTTATCTATGATATGCCATGCTATCATCGATTTCAGCGTCgcattcttccttttcttctttctgaCCGTTTCCGCTTCTCTTTCGTGCTTTCCCCAGCATACTGAAACCAGATTTTTCGTTCGTCCTATATAGTTCTTCCTGCAATATGAACACGTTACTTTATATATTCCGTTGAATTCGTGCTTTAAACTGCGATCTTTGGACGTTATTCCATCCTACTCGATTGTACCATGTTGATATTCAACCCTTTCATCGTTCTGTTAAGCTAAGCCGCAAACTGTGTATTCCCTATCGTTCTTTTCACTTCCAAATTGGTGATGCCTTTTATGTATGGGTGGGAGTGGTCTGAACTCTTCGGAATCATTCGTTGTGTGTAGGCTTCCTATAAATGTCGAAACAGATTCCCTTTCCCCCCCTAATAAGTCTTAAATCTAGAAATATGAATTCTTcgtcattttttattttcaatgtaaaCCTCAAGTTCCGCGGTACCTTATTCAAGAGCTTCTGCATCTCCTCCACTTTGTCTCTATGGACACTGGTGAAAACGTTATCTATATATCTTGTCAAAATTTTGGGGAGCAGGGCTTTGCAATGTAGATCATTATCAATCTATCCATGAACAGGCCACACAAAACAGTGGCCAGGTTCCCCACTACTACCCCTCTGGTCCCTCTAAAGAACTTTCTACCAAATAATACAAAGACAGAATGCTAAGAAagtggattggacaaagttcaatgatttCTTGGCAAAAAAGTGCAGCTTCCTAGgtaactaaggactcctttgaatCTGATCTGAAGAAAGCTTGTCCTATTACCCGAGACAAACGTTGTAGAAGGGTTCCTTAAAAAAACCGGAAATCtaccagacgacttctgaatcgtgcttgaAAAAGTAATACAAAATAAGGACTATCAAACTGTAGATTTCTAAGATACTGGGTTTACGCATGATCGTGGATACAACTACAACCAGTCGGCAGACAGAAGTCATAGTAACTAGTAGTGAGCAGT
The window above is part of the Hermetia illucens chromosome 3, iHerIll2.2.curated.20191125, whole genome shotgun sequence genome. Proteins encoded here:
- the LOC119651060 gene encoding uncharacterized protein LOC119651060, giving the protein MADEGSVAVELYIYDLTQGMAAMMSQMLLGRHVEGIWHTAVVIFGKEYFYGGHGIQCCPPGATILGQPTKIEKIGETFIPYQIFKDYIRGLSESTFRGLQYNFIKHNCNNFADDLCQFLCGVGIPKYILDLPQEILSTPLGQSLSPLIERLSAGSGGSNNFAFEPQISAREPSPEFDDLNSQIEEARQQSQVLEERRQTIREKIAKREKKKEKKKHRNSTKLSESASESNSNCGMSEAEEINGANGITEPIPPEMLPSEKILEEDAKERAEEEERRKNRIPPVVFHDIDAKTELDGMVKLLDGKLTKEEETNIEELYQYLVQGEGSWALGDNFLVFVGRVLREPSISSEARVHLIRVLAAAALKDDVILILHQDRRDHMLMNFSQDIDRIPIEEQTAWALFICNLFENLSASEWLLYISEWSYNNQQISNIRGTTKVAVHCLLATCPTLQDIGTSIIYNLAIKEVKTVVFDDVAVELTMAILQFFNTKPSEEHLFRTLRALAAFVNVSPDVPQFIQMIGPHPNTFKGTSQRIDELIDQISVKVK